From Cytobacillus sp. IB215665, the proteins below share one genomic window:
- a CDS encoding DUF4097 domain-containing protein has translation MIEERKRILKMVEEGKLSTDEALTLLEALSDQQEKDKADQVVNTDLSTEIDYENAQQRPYSSETKQTSTKEKFIDFMNTAVKKVKNLDLDFNFGPSVDVHHIFQNSNVFIDKVDLDVYNGSIELIPWNENDVRIECEAKVYKVENNEEARRVFLQDVLFSTDNSLMRFAVQKKQMKVHTKIYIPEKDYSQIRIRVFNGPVISTGFNVKDFKAKTSNGSVTLERMHVDEMEIETTNGAVDVFDSYSRDCEAEVVNGGINVRGSFERVDLQSVTGSIKCKINNEKAHTVFAKTTTGSIDITVPDGMTMEGDLKSSVGKVKCYVPNINIIEEKDEIVQKILRFTVNDKATEPLHLFADSKSGSVHVTTHSND, from the coding sequence ATGATTGAAGAACGTAAGCGGATATTGAAGATGGTCGAAGAAGGAAAGCTTTCAACTGATGAAGCATTAACACTTTTAGAAGCATTAAGTGATCAGCAAGAAAAGGATAAAGCGGATCAAGTAGTAAATACGGACTTATCGACAGAAATTGACTATGAGAATGCTCAACAACGTCCGTACAGTAGTGAAACTAAGCAAACATCAACGAAAGAAAAATTCATTGATTTCATGAATACAGCAGTAAAGAAAGTGAAGAATTTAGATTTAGACTTTAATTTTGGACCTTCGGTTGACGTGCATCATATATTTCAAAATTCAAATGTTTTCATTGATAAGGTTGATTTAGATGTGTATAACGGGAGTATTGAGCTAATACCGTGGAATGAAAATGATGTTCGTATTGAATGTGAGGCGAAAGTATACAAAGTCGAAAATAATGAAGAAGCAAGAAGAGTATTCTTACAAGACGTGTTATTTTCCACTGATAATAGTCTAATGCGTTTTGCTGTTCAGAAAAAACAAATGAAGGTTCATACAAAAATTTATATTCCTGAGAAGGATTATAGCCAGATCAGAATTCGGGTATTCAATGGGCCGGTTATTAGTACAGGGTTTAATGTGAAAGACTTTAAAGCAAAAACATCTAACGGATCAGTTACATTAGAACGCATGCATGTTGATGAGATGGAAATTGAGACCACAAATGGCGCTGTTGATGTGTTCGATAGCTATAGTCGTGACTGTGAGGCCGAAGTAGTTAATGGTGGTATTAATGTTAGAGGTAGCTTTGAAAGAGTAGACCTACAAAGTGTTACTGGCAGTATCAAATGTAAGATAAACAATGAAAAGGCACATACCGTTTTTGCTAAAACAACAACGGGTAGTATAGATATTACTGTCCCTGACGGCATGACAATGGAAGGTGATTTAAAGTCAAGTGTAGGGAAAGTAAAATGTTATGTGCCAAATATTAATATTATTGAGGAAAAAGACGAAATTGTTCAAAAAATATTAAGGTTTACTGTTAATGATAAGGCAACTGAACCGCTTCATTTATTTGCTGATTCAAAAAGTGGCTCAGTACACGTTACTACACATAGTAACGACTAA
- the hprK gene encoding HPr(Ser) kinase/phosphatase: MPKVKTIDIIDKFQLELISGEDGVNRPIITSDLSRPGIEMAGYFTYYPAERIQLLGKTELSFYDKLTKSEKQLRMNKLCTDITPGIIISRDLEIPEELIEASEREVVPVMRSSMKTTRLTSRLTNYLESKLAPTTAVHGVLVDIYGIGVLITGKSGVGKSETALELVKRGHRLVADDLVEIREEDQNTLIGNAPDLLEHLLEIRGLGIINVMTLFGAGAVRNFKRISLVITLELWDQAKQYDRVGLDEDKMKIINSEITHLTVPVRPGRNLAVIIEVAAMNFRLKRMGMDAAEQFSNRLADVIEDSEEV; the protein is encoded by the coding sequence ATGCCTAAGGTTAAAACGATAGACATTATAGATAAGTTTCAGTTAGAGTTGATAAGTGGGGAAGATGGGGTAAATAGACCGATTATTACGAGTGATTTATCTAGACCTGGGATTGAAATGGCGGGATATTTTACTTATTATCCAGCAGAACGAATACAGCTATTAGGTAAAACAGAGCTTTCATTTTATGATAAGTTAACAAAATCGGAAAAACAGCTTCGTATGAATAAATTATGTACTGATATAACCCCAGGAATTATTATTTCAAGAGATTTGGAAATTCCTGAAGAGTTAATTGAAGCTTCTGAGCGTGAGGTAGTACCTGTTATGCGTTCATCAATGAAGACAACACGCTTAACGAGTCGTCTCACAAACTATTTAGAAAGTAAGCTTGCACCTACAACTGCAGTTCATGGTGTGTTAGTAGACATATATGGTATAGGTGTATTAATTACTGGGAAAAGCGGTGTTGGAAAAAGTGAAACTGCTCTTGAATTAGTGAAGAGAGGGCATAGACTAGTTGCTGATGATTTAGTTGAGATTCGTGAAGAAGACCAAAACACGTTAATAGGAAACGCACCAGATCTGTTGGAACACTTACTAGAAATTCGTGGCTTAGGAATTATAAATGTCATGACATTGTTTGGTGCGGGAGCAGTTAGGAATTTCAAAAGAATTTCTTTAGTGATCACTTTAGAGCTTTGGGATCAAGCTAAACAATATGACCGTGTTGGTCTAGATGAAGATAAAATGAAAATTATTAATTCAGAAATAACACATTTAACAGTTCCTGTTCGTCCAGGAAGAAATTTAGCAGTCATTATTGAAGTAGCAGCTATGAATTTTCGATTAAAGAGAATGGGTATGGACGCTGCAGAACAATTTTCAAATAGATTGGCGGATGTTATTGAAGATAGTGAAGAGGTATAA
- the lgt gene encoding prolipoprotein diacylglyceryl transferase, whose protein sequence is MEEQIQPLDRVFIELGPLSIQWYGAIIGIGVILGLYLAVKESEKRGLHKDTFVDLVLFAVPIAIISARLYYVIFKWDYYSENLLEIVMINQGGLAIHGGLIGAVLTAIVFARKKGISFWKLADIAAPSIILGQAIGRWGNFVNQEAHGGVVTREFLENLQLPDFIINQMYINGEYYHPTFLYESIWSLTGFIILLLLRKVNLKRGEIFLTYVIWYSFGRFFIEGMRTDSLMLTESLRVAQFISLLLIGFAIAMIVVRRVKGYADKRYKDS, encoded by the coding sequence ATGGAAGAGCAAATACAGCCGTTAGATCGTGTTTTTATTGAACTTGGTCCATTGTCGATTCAATGGTATGGTGCAATCATCGGTATCGGTGTCATTTTAGGTTTATATTTAGCTGTCAAGGAATCTGAAAAGAGAGGTCTTCATAAAGACACGTTTGTAGACTTAGTATTATTTGCAGTACCAATTGCTATTATTTCAGCACGACTTTATTATGTCATTTTTAAATGGGATTATTATTCAGAAAATCTCTTAGAAATTGTTATGATTAATCAAGGTGGCTTAGCCATTCACGGTGGTTTAATTGGGGCGGTATTAACGGCTATCGTCTTTGCGAGGAAAAAAGGTATTTCTTTTTGGAAGCTTGCAGATATCGCTGCACCAAGTATCATTTTAGGACAAGCTATCGGTAGATGGGGGAACTTTGTCAATCAAGAAGCACACGGTGGTGTAGTGACAAGGGAATTTTTGGAGAACCTACAGTTACCAGATTTTATTATAAATCAGATGTATATTAACGGGGAGTATTATCACCCAACATTTTTATATGAGTCAATTTGGAGTCTCACTGGATTTATTATCTTACTACTGCTAAGAAAAGTTAATTTAAAACGTGGTGAGATATTCTTAACGTATGTCATTTGGTATTCATTTGGCCGCTTTTTCATTGAAGGAATGCGAACAGACAGCTTAATGCTAACTGAAAGCTTACGTGTTGCTCAGTTTATCTCGTTGTTATTAATTGGTTTTGCAATTGCCATGATTGTAGTCCGACGAGTAAAAGGGTATGCTGATAAAAGGTATAAAGATTCATAG
- a CDS encoding nucleoside recognition domain-containing protein, which translates to MVGSVKKGFIVGLQTTWTLGKIIFPVTLIVTILQYTVILQWIMEGISPLMGLFGLSGDAAIPLVLGNFLNLYAAIGAILTLDLTVKEVFILAVMLSFSHNLLIESSVAARVGVKLWIMMVTRIGLAVISAFMINILWAGGNELAQYGFISKKEEVVSGWGSIIMAGVEKGLIGILQLALIVIPLMIGIQILKDLKWLETFSKWMSPLTKLLGMKENTSTTLAAGLLFGLAYGSGVMIQAVKEDGVSKKDTVLAFIFLVSCHAVIEDTLVFIPLGIPILPLLLIRVFVAILLTMLVAFIWKKAELQNRKEANYDH; encoded by the coding sequence TTGGTTGGGTCAGTTAAAAAGGGGTTTATTGTAGGGTTACAGACGACATGGACATTAGGGAAAATCATTTTTCCAGTTACATTAATAGTGACTATTCTACAATACACTGTTATTCTACAATGGATTATGGAAGGCATATCACCTTTGATGGGCTTGTTTGGACTATCTGGAGATGCAGCAATCCCGTTGGTTCTCGGGAATTTCCTCAATCTGTATGCTGCTATCGGTGCGATTTTAACACTTGATTTGACTGTAAAAGAAGTATTTATTTTAGCTGTGATGTTATCGTTTTCTCATAACTTGTTAATAGAGTCAAGCGTTGCTGCAAGAGTAGGGGTAAAGCTCTGGATAATGATGGTTACTCGTATAGGATTAGCAGTTATATCAGCATTCATGATAAATATTCTTTGGGCAGGCGGAAATGAGTTAGCTCAATATGGATTTATATCGAAAAAAGAAGAAGTTGTTTCAGGCTGGGGAAGTATCATCATGGCTGGGGTAGAAAAGGGCTTAATAGGAATTTTACAACTTGCACTTATCGTTATTCCACTTATGATCGGTATACAAATATTAAAAGATCTAAAATGGTTAGAGACGTTCTCCAAGTGGATGTCACCCTTGACGAAATTATTAGGTATGAAGGAGAATACGTCAACGACATTAGCAGCGGGACTTTTATTTGGACTTGCATATGGATCTGGTGTCATGATTCAAGCAGTAAAGGAAGACGGTGTGTCTAAAAAAGATACTGTACTTGCATTTATATTTCTCGTCTCATGCCATGCTGTTATTGAGGATACACTCGTATTTATACCTTTAGGAATACCAATTTTACCATTGTTATTAATACGTGTATTCGTTGCGATACTATTAACGATGCTTGTCGCTTTTATATGGAAAAAAGCAGAGTTGCAGAACAGAAAGGAAGCGAACTATGACCATTAA
- the ppaX gene encoding pyrophosphatase PpaX, with protein sequence MTIKTILFDLDGTLIDTNELIIQSFMHTLEQYYPNDYSREDVLEFIGPPLYESLHSVDKDRVEDMVKTYREFNLANHDLLVKEYDSVFDTVKALHEQKFKLGIVTTKMRLTTTMGLKLTNLDQFFDVVITLDDVERAKPDPEPIHKALQQLNALPHEAIMVGDNHHDMLAGQNAGTKTAAVGWAIKGREHLTQYNPDYVLNKMSDLLSIVKAENQ encoded by the coding sequence ATGACCATTAAGACGATATTGTTTGATTTAGACGGAACATTGATTGATACGAATGAATTAATTATCCAATCGTTTATGCATACATTAGAGCAGTATTACCCTAATGATTACTCAAGGGAAGATGTGCTCGAATTCATCGGCCCACCGTTGTACGAATCATTACACTCAGTAGATAAAGACCGTGTTGAGGATATGGTAAAAACCTATCGCGAGTTTAATTTAGCAAATCATGATTTACTCGTAAAGGAATATGACAGTGTGTTTGATACCGTTAAAGCACTGCACGAGCAAAAATTTAAGTTAGGAATTGTGACAACAAAAATGAGGTTAACGACAACAATGGGACTAAAACTCACAAACCTAGATCAGTTCTTTGATGTGGTCATTACTTTAGATGATGTTGAACGTGCAAAACCAGATCCTGAGCCAATTCATAAAGCATTACAGCAACTCAACGCTCTTCCACATGAAGCGATTATGGTCGGTGATAATCATCATGACATGTTGGCAGGTCAAAATGCTGGAACAAAAACTGCCGCCGTAGGATGGGCGATCAAAGGTAGAGAACATTTAACACAATACAACCCAGATTATGTTTTAAATAAAATGAGTGATTTACTCTCCATTGTAAAGGCTGAGAATCAGTGA
- a CDS encoding acyltransferase has product MRKTTRYPVKGANSLWHVYKTVPFWKVVKNFIVIQTARYTPFLGMKNWLYRTFLRMKVGEQTSFALMVMLDVMFPEKITVGRNSVIGYNTTILAHEYLIEEYRLGDVIIGDEVLIGANSTILPGVVIGDRAIVSAGTLVHKDVPAGAFVGGNPMQIIYTKEEMEKRI; this is encoded by the coding sequence GTGAGAAAAACAACAAGATACCCTGTAAAGGGAGCAAATTCATTATGGCATGTTTATAAGACAGTCCCCTTTTGGAAAGTAGTAAAAAACTTTATCGTTATCCAAACAGCCCGCTATACGCCATTTTTAGGCATGAAAAACTGGTTATATCGTACATTTTTACGAATGAAAGTTGGCGAACAAACATCCTTTGCATTAATGGTAATGCTAGATGTCATGTTTCCGGAAAAAATTACTGTAGGACGAAATTCTGTGATCGGCTACAATACGACAATATTAGCACATGAATACTTAATTGAAGAGTACCGTCTTGGCGATGTTATAATTGGAGATGAGGTGCTAATTGGGGCTAACTCCACTATTTTACCTGGTGTAGTAATTGGTGATCGTGCGATAGTGTCGGCAGGGACGCTCGTACATAAAGACGTGCCTGCTGGAGCATTTGTAGGCGGGAACCCAATGCAAATTATTTACACGAAAGAAGAGATGGAAAAACGAATCTAA
- a CDS encoding cation:proton antiporter, with amino-acid sequence MLIIELAAILFASKIAGDISVRLGQPSVLGKLLIGIVLGPTVLGIVNDTEILSEISQIGVILLMFIAGLETDVDEFKRTGKASTYVGILGIIVPLSIGYLSGVIIGLPTFEAIFLGLLLSATSVSISVQALKEMNKLKSKEGATILGAAVIDDILVIVSLAFLMSLAGGDVHLGEVIIKKVIFFAVAIGLAWKVVPWVLNKFAPLKVTESVISAALIICFTYAFIAEYAGVAAIIGAYIAGVAISLTNHKHEVFEKVETISYSIFVPVFFTSIGVTVELFGIGDNIGLIVILSIVAILTKLLGSAVGAKAAGFNWRSSMGIGSGMVSRGEVALIIAAIGLEAALLSQELFAVIVVVVLITTIVTPPMMKWFFTGNKHENNKVETTG; translated from the coding sequence GTGCTTATTATTGAATTAGCAGCTATTTTATTTGCTTCAAAAATAGCTGGAGATATTAGTGTCAGGCTTGGCCAGCCATCTGTTCTAGGTAAGTTATTAATCGGAATTGTATTAGGCCCTACCGTTTTAGGAATCGTTAACGACACAGAAATCTTAAGTGAAATTAGTCAAATCGGAGTCATTTTATTAATGTTTATTGCAGGCTTAGAAACCGATGTTGATGAATTTAAACGTACTGGCAAGGCTTCAACCTATGTAGGGATACTTGGAATCATTGTACCTTTATCTATCGGATATTTATCAGGAGTAATTATTGGATTACCTACATTTGAAGCTATATTTCTTGGATTATTACTTTCTGCTACAAGCGTAAGTATTTCAGTCCAAGCATTGAAAGAAATGAATAAGCTTAAGTCAAAAGAAGGTGCGACGATTTTAGGAGCAGCTGTCATTGACGATATTCTCGTTATCGTATCATTGGCCTTTTTAATGAGCTTAGCAGGTGGGGATGTTCATTTAGGAGAAGTGATTATAAAGAAAGTTATCTTCTTCGCGGTAGCTATAGGCTTAGCTTGGAAAGTGGTCCCTTGGGTATTAAATAAGTTTGCACCATTAAAAGTAACTGAATCAGTCATTTCTGCAGCCTTAATCATTTGCTTTACCTATGCATTTATCGCTGAGTATGCAGGAGTTGCAGCAATTATTGGTGCTTATATTGCTGGTGTTGCGATCAGTTTAACTAATCATAAACATGAAGTGTTTGAAAAAGTAGAAACAATCAGCTACTCGATCTTTGTACCTGTATTTTTCACATCAATTGGTGTTACTGTAGAATTATTCGGTATTGGAGATAACATTGGTCTAATAGTCATCCTTAGTATCGTAGCTATCCTTACGAAACTGCTTGGTTCAGCAGTTGGTGCAAAAGCCGCTGGATTCAATTGGAGAAGTTCAATGGGTATCGGATCTGGTATGGTATCAAGAGGTGAAGTAGCATTAATTATTGCAGCAATTGGACTAGAAGCCGCGTTGTTAAGCCAAGAATTATTTGCAGTAATTGTAGTTGTTGTCCTAATTACAACAATTGTTACACCACCTATGATGAAGTGGTTTTTCACTGGAAACAAGCATGAAAATAATAAAGTGGAGACGACTGGGTAG
- a CDS encoding ATP phosphoribosyltransferase regulatory subunit, whose translation MQKLFMFEKPLGMRDTLPSLYETKKELRSELLKGIEQWGYQLIETPTLEYYDTVGSSSAIADRQLFKLLDQQGHTLVLRPDMTAPIARVAASKLLANKNPLRLAYSANVFRAQQREGGRPAEFEQVGIECIGDQTLSADAEVIALLVSLLQNIGLETFAVTVGHIGFVNELFLETVGNEERANTLRRFLYEKNFVGYKEHVKGLPLSSIDKQRLLQLLHLRGDENIINDAMQLVDGERGKQLLLELQLVCEHLRSFGVSRFIKLDLTLLSHMSYYTGLLFEVYADKVGFLLGNGGRYDNLLSKFHVDAPATGFGIRIDRLLEALGYCGQEPLIHSVIYSSDNLKRAIEFADERRKNGERVILQDISGLTNVDAYTKSFAQVSFFIGEQSRS comes from the coding sequence ATGCAGAAGCTTTTTATGTTTGAAAAGCCATTAGGTATGAGAGACACATTACCTTCATTGTATGAAACTAAAAAAGAACTTAGGAGTGAGTTACTAAAGGGGATTGAGCAATGGGGTTATCAGCTAATTGAGACGCCAACGCTAGAGTATTATGATACCGTAGGGTCATCATCAGCGATAGCGGATAGGCAGCTGTTCAAGCTATTGGATCAGCAAGGTCATACGTTAGTATTACGGCCGGATATGACAGCCCCTATTGCTAGGGTAGCAGCATCAAAATTATTAGCAAACAAGAACCCGTTACGTCTTGCCTATTCTGCCAACGTTTTTCGCGCTCAACAGCGCGAAGGGGGACGTCCAGCAGAGTTTGAACAAGTTGGAATTGAATGTATAGGTGATCAAACACTAAGTGCAGACGCTGAAGTGATTGCTCTGCTAGTATCCCTATTACAAAATATTGGGTTAGAGACATTTGCAGTTACTGTTGGTCACATCGGGTTTGTTAATGAGCTATTTTTAGAAACAGTCGGTAATGAAGAGCGGGCTAACACGTTGCGACGCTTCTTATATGAAAAAAACTTTGTTGGATATAAAGAACATGTGAAAGGTTTGCCTCTATCATCTATTGATAAACAACGTTTATTACAATTATTACATTTACGTGGTGACGAAAATATTATAAATGATGCTATGCAGCTTGTTGACGGGGAGAGAGGTAAACAATTGCTTCTGGAACTGCAACTAGTATGTGAGCACCTACGATCATTTGGTGTATCCAGATTTATAAAATTAGATCTTACATTATTGAGCCATATGAGCTATTATACAGGTCTTTTATTTGAAGTATATGCAGATAAAGTAGGTTTCTTACTTGGAAACGGTGGGCGCTATGATAATCTACTATCCAAATTTCATGTTGATGCACCAGCAACAGGGTTTGGAATACGGATAGACCGTCTACTAGAAGCGCTCGGGTATTGTGGTCAAGAACCTCTTATTCATAGTGTCATTTACAGTTCTGATAACTTAAAACGAGCAATCGAGTTTGCAGACGAACGTAGAAAGAATGGTGAGCGTGTCATACTCCAAGATATATCTGGCCTTACGAACGTCGATGCTTATACGAAATCTTTTGCACAGGTTTCATTCTTTATAGGGGAACAAAGCCGAAGTTGA